The following are encoded together in the Deltaproteobacteria bacterium genome:
- the mutH gene encoding DNA mismatch repair endonuclease MutH, which yields MPSSSPPPARRRASRPPPPVDEAELRRRAAELDGSTVGELARALGVLLPAEARRAKGAIGALVERALGATAGSRALPDFPHLGIELKTIPLDREGRVRESTFVCTVDLLEADREEWLASRVRRKLGCVLWMPVEAARVAPLPERHFGTPRLWRPDPEEEALLAADWHEAMSLIVLGQVERLDGYRGRALQVRPKAATGEVRVEVLSTHAEAVSTVPRGFYLRARFTEALLWR from the coding sequence ATGCCGTCCTCGTCGCCTCCGCCCGCGCGTCGCAGAGCCTCCCGCCCCCCTCCGCCCGTCGACGAGGCGGAGCTTCGAAGACGCGCGGCCGAGCTAGATGGCTCGACGGTGGGCGAGCTGGCCCGGGCCCTCGGCGTCCTGCTTCCGGCGGAGGCGCGGCGCGCGAAGGGCGCGATCGGCGCTCTCGTCGAGCGGGCGCTGGGCGCCACCGCGGGGAGCCGCGCGCTCCCCGACTTCCCGCACCTCGGCATCGAGCTCAAGACGATCCCCCTCGACCGGGAGGGGCGCGTGCGAGAGTCCACCTTCGTGTGCACCGTGGACCTCCTCGAGGCGGACCGCGAGGAATGGCTCGCCTCGCGCGTGCGGCGCAAGCTGGGGTGTGTGCTCTGGATGCCCGTCGAGGCCGCGCGCGTGGCGCCGCTGCCCGAGCGCCACTTCGGCACGCCGCGCCTCTGGCGTCCGGACCCCGAGGAGGAGGCGCTCCTCGCGGCCGACTGGCACGAGGCGATGAGCCTCATCGTGCTCGGCCAGGTCGAGCGGCTGGACGGTTATCGCGGCAGGGCCTTGCAGGTGCGACCCAAGGCCGCGACGGGCGAGGTCCGGGTCGAGGTGCTCTCGACGCACGCGGAGGCCGTCTCCACCGTGCCGCGCGGCTTCTATCTGCGCGCGCGCTTCACCGAGGCGCTCCTCTGGCGGTGA